The Ictidomys tridecemlineatus isolate mIctTri1 chromosome 6, mIctTri1.hap1, whole genome shotgun sequence genome includes a region encoding these proteins:
- the Dnal4 gene encoding dynein axonemal light chain 4 isoform X1: MGETEGKKDEADYKRLQTFPLVRHSDMPEEMRVETMELCVTACEKFSNNNESAAKMIKETMDKKFGSSWHVVIGEGFGFEITHEVKNLLYLYFGGTLAVCVWKCS, translated from the exons ATGGGAGAAACAGAAGGGAAGAAGGATGAGGCGGACTATAAGCGCCTGCAGACCTTCCCTCTGGTCAGG CACTCGGACATGCCAGAGGAGATGCGAGTGGAAACCATGGAGCTGTGTGTCACAGCCTGTGAGAAATTCTCCAACAACAACGAG AGCGCCGCCAAGATGATCAAAGAGACCATGGACAAGAAGTTCGGCTCCTCCTGGCACGTGGTGATCGGCGAGGGCTTCGGGTTTGAGATCACTCACGAGGTGAAGAACCTCCTCTACCTGTACTTCGGGGGCACGCTGGCCGTGTGTGTCTGGAAGTGCTCCTGA
- the Dnal4 gene encoding dynein axonemal light chain 4 isoform X2: protein MGETEGKKDEADYKRLQTFPLVRHSDMPEEMRVETMELCVTACEKFSNNNESAAKMIKETMDKKFGSSWHVVIGEGFGFEITHEILLGPGTQDPG from the exons ATGGGAGAAACAGAAGGGAAGAAGGATGAGGCGGACTATAAGCGCCTGCAGACCTTCCCTCTGGTCAGG CACTCGGACATGCCAGAGGAGATGCGAGTGGAAACCATGGAGCTGTGTGTCACAGCCTGTGAGAAATTCTCCAACAACAACGAG AGCGCCGCCAAGATGATCAAAGAGACCATGGACAAGAAGTTCGGCTCCTCCTGGCACGTGGTGATCGGCGAGGGCTTCGGGTTTGAGATCACTCACGAG attcTGCTGGGACCAGGGACACAGGACCCAGGGTAA
- the Dnal4 gene encoding dynein axonemal light chain 4 isoform X3 — protein MGETEGKKDEADYKRLQTFPLVRSAAKMIKETMDKKFGSSWHVVIGEGFGFEITHEVKNLLYLYFGGTLAVCVWKCS, from the exons ATGGGAGAAACAGAAGGGAAGAAGGATGAGGCGGACTATAAGCGCCTGCAGACCTTCCCTCTGGTCAGG AGCGCCGCCAAGATGATCAAAGAGACCATGGACAAGAAGTTCGGCTCCTCCTGGCACGTGGTGATCGGCGAGGGCTTCGGGTTTGAGATCACTCACGAGGTGAAGAACCTCCTCTACCTGTACTTCGGGGGCACGCTGGCCGTGTGTGTCTGGAAGTGCTCCTGA